GTCGTAGACGGCAGCGAGCGCCGCCTTGTCCGGCCATGAGGGCTGCTGCAGCGCGGGCAGGTCGCGCCAGTGGTCCAAGCCGGCAGCGGGATCGAGGGTCGAGGTCACCCTGACAAGGCTAGCCGCCACTCCCCTTGCGTCCTGCTCTCAGGAGAGGCCTGCGCCCAGGCCAGCAGGACGCAAGGGGGGGATCAGCAAGGGCGAACCTAGCCGAAGAAGACCTCGGCCTCCTCGAAGCGTTCGGCCGGCACCGTCTTCAGCTCGCGGGTCGCCTCCTCGAGCGGCACCCGGACGATGTCGGTACCGCGCAGCGCCACCATCACGCCGCTGTCGCCCTCGTGCACCGCGTCCGCGGCCGCCAGTCCGAAGCGGGTGGCCAGGATGCGGTCGTACGCGGTCGGGGTGCCGCCGCGCTGCACGTAGCCGAGGACGGTCTGCCGCGCCTCGTAGCCCGTACGCGCCTCGATCTCGCGCTCGAGCAGCTGGCCGATCCCGCCGAGCCGGACATGACCGAAGGAGTCCTTCTCCCCGGTCTGCAGCGCGAGCGTGCCCTCCTTCGGCTGCGCGCCCTCCGCCACGACGAGAATCGGCGCGAACTCCCCGGCGAACCGCGCCTCGACGTACGCGCACACCCTGTCGATGTCGAACGGACGCTCCGGGATGAGGATGACGTTGGCGCCGCCGGCCATCCCGGAGTGCAGGGCGATCCACCCGGCATGCCGGCCCATCACCTCGACGATCAGAGCCCGGTGGTGCGACTCGGCGGTGGTGTGCAGCCGGTCGATCGCGTCCACCGCGATCTGCACCGCCGTGTCGAAGCCGAAGGTGTAGTCGGTCGCGCCCAGATCGTTGTCGATGGTCTTGGGGACACCGACCACGTTCAGTCCGGCCGCCGCCAGCTGCGTCGCGACGCCGAGCGTGTCCTCGCCGCCGATCGCCACCAGCGCGTCCACGCCGAGGTCGGCGAGGTTCTGCCGCACCCGCTCGACGCCGTTCTCGACCTTCATGACGTTGGTACGGCTGCTGCCCAGGATGGTGCCTCCGCGCGGCAGGATGCCGCGGGTCTGCTCGATGCCGAGCGGCATCGTGACCGCCTCGAGCGGGCCCCTCCAGCCGTCCCGGAAGCCGACGAACTCGTGGCCGTGCACCTGCGTGCCCTTGCGGACCACCGCCCGGATCACCGCGTTCAGTCCCGGGCAGTCGCCCCCGCCGGTCAGCACACCGATCCGCACAACGGCCTCCAGGTCGTCTCGACGCCGCGGACAGTAGCCCGTGGCGCGGCTTCCCGTACCGCTCCTGCAGGTGATCCACGCGAGGTTTCAGGTGGATCGTCGGCGAAGATCCACCTGAAACCTCGCGTGGATCAACGGAGTAGCCGGGCTGCGGGCCACTCAGACCTCGAGCCCCAGCCGGTAGGCCTTCTCGGCCAGCGCCTCCCAGCGCACCTTCACATGCCGGGCGTCGTCCAGCGCGTGGTGCAGCCCGCCGTCCTGCACCGGCAGCGGCGGCCGGCCGAGGTGCTCCCACAGCTGGCGCACGTCGAGGGTGACGCGCGGCAGGGCCCGCGGCAGCTCCGGCATCGACCCCCACAGCTGGCAGAGCGCGACGTGGTCGTACGCGCCGTACCACGCCCACAGCACCGGCTCGGCGCCGAGGAAGCGCAGCAGCGCCTCCCGCAGCTCGATGCGCGACATCCAGGCCGGGTCCCCCGGCGGCGGGAGCTGCGGCAGCACGTTCTTCTTCACCCACGGGTGTGCGGCCTCGGCATCGAATTCCGTGGACACGGCGTAGAACTCGCGGCCGTCCTCGATGACCGCGCCGAGCGAGACCAGCCCGATGTCGGGCGCGGTCGTGGAGAACTCGGCGTCGTACCAGACCCTCATGGACAGCGAGTGTGCCCGCCCCTGGGTTTAGCCCCTGCTGCGGGGAGAACGATCACCTCAGTCGATCCGAGGGGGGCTCCACGTGTGCGGGCTCAGCGGCGAGGTGCGCCGCGACGGCAGGGCGGCCGACGTCGCCGCGGTGGCGCGGATGTCCGCGACGATGCAGGACCGGGGGCCCGACGGCTCGGGCGTGTGGTCCGCGGGCCCAATCGCGCTGGGCCACCGGCGGCTCAAGGTCATCGACCTGAGCGAGCACGCCGCGCAGCCGATGGTCGACGCGCAGCTCGGCCTCACCGCCGTCTTCAACGGGATGATCTACAACTACCCGCAGCTCCGGGCCGAGCTCGCGGGCCTGGGCCACCGCTTCTTCTCGCACAGCGACACCGAGGTCGTGCTCAAGGCCTATGCGCAGTGGGGCGAGGACTTCGTCGACCGGCTGCTCGGGATGTTCGCCCTGGTCATCGTCGAGCGCGACAGCGGCCGGGTGCTGCTCGCTCGCGATCGGCTGGGCATCAAGCCCCTCTACCTGGCCGAGGTGGCCGGCGCGCTGCGCTTCGCCAGCACCCTGCCGGCGCTGCTGGCCGGCGGCGGCGTCGACACCTCGATCGACCGGGTCGCGCTGCACCACTACCTGTCGTTCCACTCGGTGGTGCCCGCTCCGCACACCATCCTGCAGGGGGTGCGCAAGCTGCCGCCCGCGACGGTCCGGGTGATCGAGCCGGACGGCACCAGCCGGGAGCGCCGCTACTGGTCGCCGCCCTACACGCGCGACCCGGCCAGAGCCTCATGGTCGGAGGGCGAGTGGGAGGAGGCGGTGCTCGACGCGCTGCGCCTCGCGGTCGAGCGCCGGATGGTCTCCGACGTCGAGGTCGGCGTGCTGCTGTCCGGCGGCGTCGACTCGAGCCTGGTGGTCGGCCTGCTCGCCGAGCAGGGCCAGTCCGGGCTGCGCACCTTCAGCATCGGCTTCGAGCCGGTCGGCGGCCGCTCCGGCGACGAGTTCGTCTACTCCGACCTCGTCGCGCAGCGCTTCGGCACCTCCCACACCAAGATGATGGTGCCGCCCCACCGGGTGCTGCCGGCGCTCGACCAGGCTGTCGGCGCGATGAGCGAGCCGATGGTCAGCCACGACGTC
This genomic stretch from Mycobacteriales bacterium harbors:
- a CDS encoding 6-phosphofructokinase; this encodes MRIGVLTGGGDCPGLNAVIRAVVRKGTQVHGHEFVGFRDGWRGPLEAVTMPLGIEQTRGILPRGGTILGSSRTNVMKVENGVERVRQNLADLGVDALVAIGGEDTLGVATQLAAAGLNVVGVPKTIDNDLGATDYTFGFDTAVQIAVDAIDRLHTTAESHHRALIVEVMGRHAGWIALHSGMAGGANVILIPERPFDIDRVCAYVEARFAGEFAPILVVAEGAQPKEGTLALQTGEKDSFGHVRLGGIGQLLEREIEARTGYEARQTVLGYVQRGGTPTAYDRILATRFGLAAADAVHEGDSGVMVALRGTDIVRVPLEEATRELKTVPAERFEEAEVFFG
- a CDS encoding polyadenylate-specific 3'-exoribonuclease AS, translated to MRVWYDAEFSTTAPDIGLVSLGAVIEDGREFYAVSTEFDAEAAHPWVKKNVLPQLPPPGDPAWMSRIELREALLRFLGAEPVLWAWYGAYDHVALCQLWGSMPELPRALPRVTLDVRQLWEHLGRPPLPVQDGGLHHALDDARHVKVRWEALAEKAYRLGLEV
- a CDS encoding N-acetylglutaminylglutamine amidotransferase, yielding MCGLSGEVRRDGRAADVAAVARMSATMQDRGPDGSGVWSAGPIALGHRRLKVIDLSEHAAQPMVDAQLGLTAVFNGMIYNYPQLRAELAGLGHRFFSHSDTEVVLKAYAQWGEDFVDRLLGMFALVIVERDSGRVLLARDRLGIKPLYLAEVAGALRFASTLPALLAGGGVDTSIDRVALHHYLSFHSVVPAPHTILQGVRKLPPATVRVIEPDGTSRERRYWSPPYTRDPARASWSEGEWEEAVLDALRLAVERRMVSDVEVGVLLSGGVDSSLVVGLLAEQGQSGLRTFSIGFEPVGGRSGDEFVYSDLVAQRFGTSHTKMMVPPHRVLPALDQAVGAMSEPMVSHDVVAFYLLSEEVSRHVKVVQSGQGADEVFAGYHWYPPMLDTDDPVGTYEKAFFDRDDAGVRALLQQEWHAERDESRRFVEEHFARAGADTPLDRALRLDTEIMLVDDPVKRVDNTTMAFGLEARVPFLDHELVELAAQCPPELKTAHGGKGVLKQAARRVIPSEVIDRPKGYFPVPALTHLEGGFLDRVRDVLTAPQAKERELFRPEVVDRLLADPNARLTPLGGNPLWQLALLEMWLQGHGL